The following are encoded in a window of Struthio camelus isolate bStrCam1 chromosome Z, bStrCam1.hap1, whole genome shotgun sequence genomic DNA:
- the RORB gene encoding nuclear receptor ROR-beta: protein MRAQIEVIPCKICGDKSSGIHYGVITCEGCKGFFRRSQQNNASYSCPRQRNCLIDRTNRNRCQHCRLQKCLALGMSRDAVKFGRMSKKQRDSLYAEVQKHQQRLQEQRQQQSGEAEALARVYSNSISNGLSNLNNETGGTYSNGHVIDLPKSEGYYNVDSAQPSPDQSGLDMTGIKQIKQEPIYDLTSVPNLFTYSSFNNGQLAPGISMTEIDRIAQNIIKSHLETCQYTMEELHQLAWQTHTYEEIKVYQSKTREALWQQCAIQITHAIQYVVEFAKRITGFMELCQNDQILLLKSGCLEVVLVRMCRAFNPLNNTVLFEGKYGGMQMFKALGSDDLVNEAFDFAKNLCSLQLTEEEIALFSSAVLISPDRAWLIEPRKVQKLQEKIYFALQHVIQKNHLDDETLTKLIAKIPTITALCNLHGEKLQVFKQSHPDIVNTLFPPLYKELFNPDSTTGCK from the exons cgcaAATTGAAGTGATACCATGCAAAATTTGTGGAGATAAGTCCTCTGGAATACACTATGGAGTCATCACATGTGAAGGCTGCAAG GGATTCTTTCGGCGGAGCCAGCAGAACAATGCATCTTACTCCTGCCCAAGGCAGAGAAACTGTTTAATTGACAGAACCAACAGAAATCGTTGCCAACACTGCCGGCTGCAGAAGTGTCTTGCCCTGGGAATGTCTCGAGATG CTGTGAAGTTTGGAAGAATGTCCAAAAAGCAGAGGGATAGCCTGTACGCTGAAGTGCAGAAGCACCAACAGCGACTGcaggagcagcggcagcagcagagtGGAGAGGCTGAAGCCCTTGCTAGGGTTTACAGCAACAGCATCAGCAATGGCTTGAGCAACTTGAACAACGAAACTGGCGGCACTTACTCCAACGGGCACGTCATTGACCTGCCGAAGTCTGAAGGTTACTATAATGTGGATTCTGCCCAGCCTTCCCCAGATCAGTCTGGGTTAGACATGACTGGAATCAAACAGATAAAGCAGGAACCTATCTATGACCTCACTTCTGTACCAAACTTGTTTACCTATAGCTCTTTCAACAATGGGCAACTAGCCCCGGGGATATCTATGACTGAAATAG aCCGAATTGCACAGAATATCATTAAATCTCATTTGGAGACATGTCAATATACAATGGAGGAACTACACCAGCTAGCATGGCAGACCCACACGTATGAAGAAATTAAGGTTTACCAGAGCAAG ACAAGAGAAGCTCTGTGGCAGCAATGTGCCATTCAGATCACTCACGCCATTCAGTACGTGGTGGAGTTTGCAAAGCGAATAACTGGCTTCATGGAGCTCTGCCAGAACGACCAAATCCTACTCCTTAAGTCAG GCTGCTTGGAAGTGGTTTTGGTGAGAATGTGCCGTGCCTTCAACCCACTCAACAATACTGTTCTGTTTGAAGGAAAGTATGGAGGGATGCAAATGTTTAAAGCCTTGG GTTCTGATGATCTGGTGAATGAAGCATTTGACTTTGCAAAGAATTTATGTTCCTTACAGCTGACTGAAGAGGAGATTGCCTTGTTTTCATCTGCTGTTCTGATATCACCAG ATCGAGCCTGGTTAATAGAGCCAAGGAAGGTCCAGAAGCTtcaggaaaagatttattttgcacTTCAACACGTGATCCAGAAGAACCACCTCGACGATGAGACTTTGACGAAG TTAATAGCCAAGATACCAACCATTACTGCACTTTGCAACTTGCACGGAGAGAAATTACAGGTATTTAAACAATCTCATCCAGATATAGTGAACACACTGTTTCCTCCATTATATAAGGAGCTTTTCAATCCAGACTCTACCACTGGCTGCAAGTGA